The following coding sequences are from one Pseudomonas oryzae window:
- the rpoD gene encoding RNA polymerase sigma factor RpoD — protein MSVKAQQQSRLKELIARGREQGYLTYAEVNDHLPEDISDPEQVEDIIRMINDMGINVFETAPDADALLLAEADTDEAAAEEAAAALAAVESDIGRTTDPVRMYMREMGTVELLTREGEIEIAKRIEEGLREVMAAIAQFPGSVDSILAEYQRVTSEGGRLSDILSGYIDPDDGTLPAESDVELPATKEAAPAVDEDEDEDEEGKSDSSDEEGDGGPDPEEAARRFGAVAEQLEKARKALKKHGRDHQQAIAELDALAELFMPIKLVPKQFDALVAMVRDALDRVRGQERAIMQLCVRDARMPRADFLKLFPGNEIDLAWADGLIAGKAKYAEAIARLQDDIKRNQQVLVDLEQQVGLTIAEIKEINRRMSIGEAKARRAKKEMVEANLRLVISIAKKYTNRGLQFLDLIQEGNIGLMKAVDKFEYRRGYKFSTYATWWIRQAITRSIADQARTIRIPVHMIETINKLNRISRQMLQEMGREPTPEELGERMEMPEDKIRKVLKIAKEPISMETPIGDDEDSHLGDFIEDSTMQSPIEVATVESLKEATREVLAGLTAREAKVLRMRFGIDMNTDHTLEEVGKQFDVTRERIRQIEAKALRKLRHPTRSEHLRSFLDE, from the coding sequence ATGTCCGTCAAAGCGCAACAGCAGTCCCGTCTCAAAGAGTTGATCGCCCGTGGCCGTGAGCAGGGTTACCTGACTTACGCGGAGGTCAACGACCACCTGCCGGAGGATATTTCCGATCCGGAACAGGTGGAAGACATCATCCGCATGATCAACGACATGGGGATCAACGTATTCGAGACAGCCCCGGATGCGGATGCCCTGCTGCTCGCCGAAGCGGACACCGACGAAGCCGCCGCCGAGGAAGCCGCCGCCGCCCTGGCCGCGGTGGAAAGCGACATCGGCCGTACCACCGATCCGGTGCGCATGTACATGCGCGAGATGGGCACCGTCGAGCTGCTCACCCGCGAAGGCGAGATCGAGATCGCCAAGCGCATCGAGGAAGGCCTGCGCGAGGTCATGGCGGCCATCGCCCAGTTCCCCGGCTCGGTGGACAGCATCCTCGCCGAATACCAGCGCGTCACCAGTGAAGGTGGCCGCCTGTCCGACATCCTCAGCGGCTACATCGACCCCGACGACGGCACCCTGCCGGCGGAAAGCGACGTCGAACTGCCCGCCACCAAGGAGGCGGCGCCGGCCGTCGACGAGGACGAGGACGAGGACGAGGAAGGCAAGTCCGACAGCAGCGACGAGGAAGGCGACGGTGGTCCGGATCCGGAAGAGGCCGCTCGCCGCTTCGGCGCCGTGGCCGAGCAGCTGGAAAAGGCCCGCAAGGCCCTGAAGAAGCACGGTCGCGACCACCAGCAGGCGATCGCCGAGCTGGATGCGCTGGCCGAGCTGTTCATGCCGATCAAGCTGGTGCCCAAGCAGTTCGACGCCCTGGTCGCCATGGTCCGCGACGCCCTCGACCGCGTGCGCGGCCAGGAGCGCGCCATCATGCAGCTGTGCGTACGCGATGCGCGCATGCCGCGTGCCGACTTCCTCAAGCTGTTCCCCGGCAACGAGATCGATCTCGCCTGGGCCGACGGCCTGATCGCCGGCAAGGCCAAGTACGCCGAGGCGATCGCCCGCCTGCAGGACGACATCAAGCGCAACCAGCAGGTCCTCGTCGACCTCGAGCAGCAGGTCGGCCTGACCATCGCCGAGATCAAGGAGATCAACCGGCGCATGTCGATCGGCGAGGCCAAGGCCCGCCGGGCGAAGAAGGAGATGGTCGAGGCCAACCTGCGCCTGGTGATCTCCATCGCCAAGAAGTACACCAACCGCGGCCTGCAGTTCCTCGACCTGATCCAGGAAGGCAACATCGGCCTGATGAAGGCGGTGGACAAGTTCGAATACCGCCGCGGCTACAAGTTCTCGACCTACGCCACCTGGTGGATCCGCCAGGCGATCACCCGCTCGATCGCCGACCAGGCGCGCACCATCCGCATCCCGGTGCACATGATCGAGACGATCAACAAGCTCAACCGCATCTCCCGGCAGATGCTCCAGGAGATGGGCCGCGAGCCGACTCCGGAGGAGCTGGGCGAGCGCATGGAGATGCCCGAGGACAAGATCCGCAAGGTGCTGAAGATCGCCAAGGAGCCAATCTCCATGGAGACGCCGATCGGCGACGACGAGGACTCGCATCTGGGCGACTTCATCGAGGACTCCACCATGCAGTCGCCGATCGAGGTGGCCACCGTGGAAAGCCTCAAGGAAGCCACCCGCGAAGTGCTCGCCGGGCTCACCGCGCGCGAGGCCAAGGTACTGCGCATGCGCTTCGGCATCGACATGAACACCGACCACACCCTCGAGGAAGTCGGCAAGCAGTTCGACGTGACCCGCGAGCGTATCCGCCAGATCGAGGCCAAGGCCCTGCGCAAGCTGCGCCACCCGACCCGCAGCGAGCACCTGCGCTCGTTCCTCGACGAGTAA